In Clostridium sp. DL-VIII, the following proteins share a genomic window:
- a CDS encoding FadR/GntR family transcriptional regulator: protein MADNKEVDNNIINSSKPLGEQTSDRIIQLIIENDWKSGDKLPNEYELADMLNVGRSTIREAIKALVSRNILEIRRGAGTFISQKGGIADDPLGLTFVKDKFKLALDLLEVRFMIEPSIASIAAVKATEDEIQQMSVLCDEIEKLILNNEPYLDKDIEFHTAIAKSSKNLVMVNLIPIINSSITIFIDITNQKLRNETIETHREILNAIKSHNSNAAHDAMLLHLVYNRRNIRNVIDKGKEIYKNS, encoded by the coding sequence ATGGCAGATAATAAGGAAGTTGACAACAATATAATTAATTCATCAAAACCATTAGGAGAACAGACATCAGATAGAATTATTCAATTAATAATAGAAAATGATTGGAAGAGTGGAGATAAGTTACCTAATGAATATGAACTAGCCGATATGCTTAATGTTGGAAGAAGTACAATTAGAGAAGCTATAAAAGCTTTAGTTTCTAGAAATATATTAGAGATAAGGAGAGGAGCGGGGACTTTCATATCTCAAAAGGGCGGAATTGCTGATGATCCATTAGGATTAACATTTGTAAAAGATAAATTTAAATTAGCACTGGATTTATTGGAAGTTAGATTTATGATAGAACCATCAATAGCGTCGATAGCTGCAGTAAAAGCCACAGAAGATGAAATACAACAAATGTCAGTTTTATGCGATGAAATAGAAAAACTTATTTTAAATAATGAACCTTATTTGGATAAGGATATAGAGTTTCATACCGCTATAGCTAAAAGCAGTAAAAATTTAGTTATGGTGAATTTGATTCCTATAATAAACAGCTCGATTACAATATTTATCGATATTACAAACCAAAAATTAAGGAATGAAACAATAGAAACTCATAGAGAAATTTTAAATGCAATCAAGTCACATAACTCTAATGCTGCACACGATGCGATGCTTTTACATTTGGTATATAATCGTAGAAATATTAGAAATGTTATAGATAAGGGGAAAGAAATATATAAAAATTCTTAA
- a CDS encoding iron-containing alcohol dehydrogenase family protein has translation MKTSTHRIAIPSILEVGKGNINSIGTFIKKGMFKKVSIYFGEGIEELFGDAICSSLKEADIQISQTGTISDIKFEEVSIKAFEISNDVEALIGVGGGKAIDAVKYMSFLKKIPFISIPTSTSNDGFSSAGASLLVNGRRMSLPAKTPYGIIVDIDVIKGAPEKFIFSGIGDLISNITALHDWKFEEENGKAIIDDFATMISKKAVNSFVRTEFKSIKDDLFLKELVDSLTLNGISMEIAGDSSPASGSEHLISHALDKFLEHPELHGIQVGIATYIMAKVQDHRSERITKVLKETGFFEYVKTLKLKKEDFRRAIDEAPLIKPNRYTYIHVEENRILAKKIVDEDEVLNNILI, from the coding sequence ATGAAAACTTCAACTCATAGAATAGCAATTCCTTCGATCCTTGAAGTAGGAAAAGGGAATATTAACAGTATAGGTACATTTATTAAGAAAGGAATGTTTAAAAAGGTTTCGATATATTTTGGGGAAGGTATAGAAGAGTTATTTGGTGATGCCATATGTAGTTCGTTAAAGGAAGCTGATATTCAAATTTCTCAAACTGGAACCATATCAGATATAAAATTTGAGGAGGTTAGTATAAAGGCTTTTGAAATATCAAATGATGTTGAAGCGTTAATCGGAGTAGGTGGAGGGAAAGCCATTGATGCAGTGAAATATATGAGCTTTTTAAAAAAAATACCATTCATCAGTATTCCAACATCAACTTCTAATGATGGATTTTCAAGTGCTGGTGCATCACTACTGGTTAATGGGAGGCGTATGTCTCTTCCAGCTAAAACTCCGTATGGAATAATTGTAGATATTGATGTCATTAAAGGCGCACCTGAAAAATTTATATTTTCAGGAATAGGAGATTTGATATCTAATATCACTGCTTTACATGATTGGAAATTTGAAGAAGAGAATGGGAAAGCAATTATTGATGATTTTGCAACTATGATATCTAAAAAGGCAGTAAATAGTTTTGTAAGAACCGAATTTAAAAGCATTAAAGATGATCTGTTTCTGAAAGAGCTAGTTGATTCTTTAACCTTAAATGGGATTTCTATGGAGATTGCAGGAGATAGTTCTCCAGCCTCAGGATCAGAACATTTAATTTCACATGCTCTAGATAAATTTCTTGAGCATCCTGAACTTCATGGGATACAAGTTGGTATTGCAACATACATTATGGCAAAGGTACAAGATCATAGATCTGAAAGAATAACAAAAGTATTAAAGGAAACAGGTTTTTTCGAGTATGTTAAAACATTAAAATTAAAAAAGGAAGATTTCAGAAGAGCTATAGATGAGGCTCCGCTTATAAAGCCTAATAGATATACATATATTCATGTTGAGGAAAATAGAATACTTGCTAAAAAGATAGTTGATGAAGATGAAGTGTTAAATAATATCTTAATATAA
- a CDS encoding ABC transporter ATP-binding protein: protein MGKKILINFIWKHKISYLVGVIFMLLTSYIQTLFPRVLGNTIDILKTNNFNVDDIYINIFYMMIIAFGTFITTYIWRNFIIANARNMECYLREKLFEHFQKLAPEFYNRRKTGDLIAYAINDINAVRMTFGPAIARSVNGIVICVISIYSMTKAINWKVTMLSLIPVPLIILIMINVGKIVRKRFRKVQENFASISDRVQENINGIRVIKAYVQEDEEVEKFEELNREMAKSNLDMVRISSYLAPSIEICFTISFVLNLIVGGNMVLSGEISLGDFIAFNGYLTMIMGPVISIGSIISVFQRGMASLNRLNEIFNSDINIKENESCVKNKANGDIEIKNLTFSYPGSKEEVLRNINMVIPKGHTIGIIGKTGSGKSTLVNLLLRMYNVPRGKIMVNEIDINDYELKSLRDSFGFVPQDNFLFDASISDNIKFFKEIYQNEEVIEAAKNSCIFESVMDFPQKFSTIIGERGVSISGGQKQRISISRALVKDPEILILDDALSAVDTITETQILKNLKKLRMNKTSIIIAHRISAVIEADEIIVLDNGKILEKGTHSELMAKGGTYYDIYRSQFHEEDNGFGNEAS, encoded by the coding sequence ATGGGGAAAAAGATATTAATTAATTTTATATGGAAACATAAAATATCATATCTTGTTGGAGTGATATTCATGCTACTTACATCTTATATTCAAACTCTTTTTCCTAGAGTTCTTGGGAATACAATAGATATTTTGAAAACAAATAATTTCAATGTGGATGATATATATATAAATATTTTCTATATGATGATTATTGCATTTGGAACCTTTATAACTACATATATATGGAGAAACTTTATTATAGCAAATGCTAGAAATATGGAATGTTATCTGAGAGAAAAGCTTTTTGAGCATTTTCAAAAATTAGCACCTGAATTTTATAATAGAAGGAAAACTGGGGATTTAATCGCTTATGCTATAAATGATATAAATGCTGTAAGAATGACATTTGGTCCTGCTATAGCGAGATCGGTTAACGGAATAGTTATATGCGTTATTTCAATTTATTCAATGACAAAAGCTATAAACTGGAAGGTAACAATGCTCTCTTTAATACCTGTTCCTTTAATAATTCTAATTATGATTAATGTGGGTAAAATTGTTAGAAAGCGCTTTAGAAAAGTTCAAGAAAATTTTGCGTCAATTTCAGACAGGGTTCAAGAAAATATAAATGGTATAAGGGTTATAAAGGCTTATGTTCAAGAGGATGAAGAAGTTGAAAAATTCGAAGAGCTTAATAGGGAAATGGCAAAATCAAATTTAGATATGGTTCGCATATCATCTTATTTAGCACCATCAATTGAAATTTGTTTTACTATTAGCTTTGTCTTGAACCTCATAGTTGGAGGAAATATGGTTTTAAGTGGGGAGATCTCTTTAGGTGACTTCATTGCATTTAATGGATATCTTACAATGATAATGGGGCCTGTAATTTCAATCGGCAGTATTATTTCAGTTTTTCAAAGAGGTATGGCTTCACTAAACAGATTGAATGAAATATTTAATTCAGACATCAATATAAAAGAAAATGAAAGCTGTGTAAAAAATAAGGCCAATGGTGATATAGAAATAAAAAATCTCACTTTTTCATATCCGGGATCAAAAGAAGAGGTGTTAAGAAACATAAATATGGTCATTCCTAAGGGACATACTATAGGAATAATAGGCAAAACAGGTAGTGGAAAGAGCACTTTAGTTAATTTGCTGCTTCGAATGTATAATGTCCCTAGAGGAAAAATAATGGTTAATGAAATAGATATAAATGATTATGAATTGAAATCTCTCAGAGATAGTTTTGGATTTGTTCCACAGGATAATTTCTTGTTTGATGCTTCTATATCTGATAATATAAAATTTTTTAAAGAAATATATCAGAATGAGGAAGTTATAGAGGCTGCTAAAAACAGTTGTATATTTGAAAGTGTTATGGATTTTCCACAGAAATTTTCGACAATTATTGGAGAAAGAGGTGTAAGTATTTCAGGTGGACAGAAACAAAGAATTTCGATTTCAAGGGCATTAGTTAAAGATCCAGAAATACTTATATTAGATGATGCGTTATCAGCTGTAGATACTATTACGGAAACGCAGATACTTAAGAATCTGAAAAAGTTAAGAATGAATAAAACATCTATAATAATTGCCCATAGAATATCTGCAGTTATAGAAGCTGATGAAATTATAGTGCTCGATAATGGTAAAATACTTGAAAAAGGCACACATTCAGAATTAATGGCAAAAGGAGGAACGTATTATGATATCTACAGATCTCAATTCCATGAAGAAGACAATGGATTTGGAAATGAAGCCTCCTAA
- a CDS encoding PspC domain-containing protein, with protein sequence MDKKLYLSATDKKIAGVCGGFAEYFGLDSTLIRIGYLAMILLAGTGILFYIICALVIPKKPVE encoded by the coding sequence ATGGATAAAAAATTATATTTATCGGCAACTGACAAAAAAATAGCAGGAGTATGTGGTGGATTTGCTGAATATTTTGGATTAGATTCTACTCTTATTAGAATCGGGTATTTAGCAATGATTTTATTAGCAGGTACAGGAATACTTTTCTATATTATCTGTGCTTTGGTTATACCTAAAAAGCCAGTGGAATAA
- a CDS encoding 3-oxoacyl-[acyl-carrier-protein] synthase III C-terminal domain-containing protein codes for MGVRLSCIDVCHGSKVVSNDFYIKHFEQQDKDVRHLLEDVMGRDKRYMFDEGENSLSLSIKAAKSVLDKAGLQGSDIDVLVYSSILSEYVSPPTSILLHKELNLKENVMCFDMNANCAGMGVALENISNYLMSSKHAKMALIVGCDDDNSLCDTNNEICYGNYGHAACAIILEKVDENCGVIDTEYYINTEVSDKVLYPSNGFSSFFKSKNVDELWLKWTPFDTGVFMYPATEIMTKVIKNAGLTKDDISMFCLSQLAFTNTKKIRELMDLEDDKTIYIGNEYGYTGTTSPFIALYESIERGKIKRGDYIVFWTFGAGSQSIVMLYKY; via the coding sequence ATGGGAGTAAGATTAAGTTGTATTGATGTCTGTCATGGTTCTAAAGTTGTTTCAAATGATTTTTACATAAAGCATTTCGAACAACAAGATAAGGATGTGAGACATTTGTTAGAAGATGTAATGGGAAGAGATAAGAGATATATGTTTGATGAAGGCGAGAATTCTCTATCCTTATCCATAAAAGCTGCAAAATCTGTGTTAGATAAAGCAGGTTTGCAGGGGAGTGATATAGATGTATTAGTTTATTCGTCGATATTATCGGAATATGTATCACCTCCAACATCGATTTTGTTGCACAAAGAATTAAATTTAAAGGAAAATGTAATGTGCTTTGATATGAATGCAAACTGTGCAGGCATGGGAGTTGCTTTGGAGAATATATCAAATTATTTAATGTCCTCTAAACATGCAAAGATGGCTCTAATAGTTGGATGCGATGATGATAATTCCTTATGTGATACTAATAATGAAATATGTTATGGAAATTATGGACATGCTGCATGTGCAATAATCTTAGAAAAAGTAGATGAGAATTGTGGGGTGATTGACACTGAATATTATATAAATACAGAAGTTAGTGATAAAGTTTTGTATCCAAGTAATGGTTTTTCAAGTTTTTTTAAATCTAAAAATGTTGATGAACTTTGGTTAAAATGGACACCATTTGATACAGGAGTATTTATGTATCCTGCTACAGAAATAATGACGAAAGTCATAAAAAATGCAGGATTAACTAAAGATGATATCAGTATGTTTTGTTTATCACAACTTGCATTTACTAATACGAAGAAAATAAGAGAACTTATGGATTTAGAGGATGATAAAACAATATATATAGGGAATGAGTATGGATATACAGGTACTACTAGTCCGTTTATAGCATTATATGAATCCATAGAACGAGGCAAAATTAAGAGGGGAGATTATATTGTATTTTGGACATTCGGAGCAGGCTCTCAGAGTATAGTAATGCTATATAAATATTGA
- a CDS encoding ABC transporter ATP-binding protein, which translates to MISTDLNSMKKTMDLEMKPPKKTKTIRRLIKLMLPYKKGMVFAFTCAILVNIATLIKPYILKLVIDDFLTKHIAQRGFYSITTMGIIYFLVVALSGFLSVSQAFLINKVGQDVMKTLRSRVFKTIQLLPLSYLDKTSSGRLITRATNDVEALSEMYTDVIISLFKDVILIIGIVYTMIIINVKLALISFCVVPLMFGVVFALKTRIKRNFTKMKSLIGKINGFMAENISGMKIIQIFDGEKEKEEAFSNLNNEYFKATLFQVWMNSFLKPAADVFQSLAVAILIWYGMGKISDNTLSIGVLYAFTNYIKQFFDPISDMADNYTTIQSALVSADRIFELLDQEEYLEDLDLGVEANNFRGDIEFKNVWFSYNDKDWVLKDVSFKISKGQTAAFVGQTGSGKTTIISLLSGFYEVRKGEILIDGININKIKKRDLRKNISVVLQDVFLFSGTIENNITLNDSIDQSEIERALEISRGKDVIENFENGIKEPVMERGSTLSAGQRQLISFARAIAHNPSIFVLDEATANIDTATEMLIQKAIDNITKEKTTIIIAHRLSTIRNADVIVVLKNGQVLETGNHDSLMKAGGYYKELIIKK; encoded by the coding sequence ATGATATCTACAGATCTCAATTCCATGAAGAAGACAATGGATTTGGAAATGAAGCCTCCTAAAAAAACTAAAACTATAAGGCGATTAATAAAATTAATGCTGCCCTACAAAAAAGGAATGGTCTTTGCGTTTACATGTGCGATTCTAGTAAATATAGCAACATTAATAAAACCATACATTTTAAAATTAGTAATTGATGATTTTCTGACAAAGCATATAGCACAAAGAGGATTTTATTCAATAACTACAATGGGAATAATATATTTTTTAGTTGTAGCATTAAGTGGTTTTTTATCGGTATCTCAAGCTTTCTTGATAAATAAAGTAGGACAAGACGTAATGAAGACACTGAGAAGCAGAGTTTTTAAAACAATTCAATTACTTCCTCTTTCATATTTAGATAAAACATCTTCTGGAAGATTGATAACAAGAGCAACTAATGATGTAGAAGCATTAAGTGAAATGTATACAGATGTTATAATTAGTCTTTTTAAAGATGTAATTTTGATAATTGGAATAGTGTATACAATGATTATAATTAATGTAAAGCTTGCTTTAATATCGTTTTGCGTAGTTCCATTAATGTTCGGAGTAGTATTTGCTTTAAAGACGAGAATAAAAAGAAATTTCACTAAAATGAAGAGTTTAATTGGAAAAATAAATGGCTTCATGGCGGAAAATATATCAGGAATGAAAATAATACAAATTTTTGATGGTGAGAAAGAGAAAGAAGAAGCTTTTTCTAATTTAAATAATGAATATTTTAAAGCTACATTATTTCAAGTGTGGATGAATAGTTTTTTAAAACCAGCAGCAGATGTTTTTCAAAGTTTAGCTGTAGCTATTTTAATATGGTATGGCATGGGAAAAATTTCTGATAATACTTTAAGCATAGGTGTACTTTATGCATTCACAAATTATATAAAACAATTTTTTGATCCTATTTCTGATATGGCTGATAATTATACAACCATTCAATCAGCTCTGGTTTCTGCTGATAGAATATTTGAATTGTTAGATCAAGAAGAATATTTAGAAGATTTAGATCTTGGAGTTGAGGCTAATAATTTTCGAGGAGATATAGAATTTAAAAATGTCTGGTTTTCTTATAATGATAAGGATTGGGTTTTAAAAGATGTTAGCTTTAAAATATCTAAAGGGCAGACAGCAGCATTTGTTGGGCAAACAGGTTCTGGAAAGACAACAATAATTAGTCTTTTGAGTGGATTCTATGAGGTGCGGAAAGGCGAAATTTTAATTGATGGAATAAATATAAATAAAATAAAAAAGAGAGATTTAAGAAAAAATATATCAGTTGTGCTTCAGGACGTTTTTCTATTTTCAGGTACAATTGAAAATAATATTACATTAAATGATAGTATTGATCAAAGTGAAATAGAAAGAGCTTTAGAAATTTCTCGAGGGAAAGATGTTATTGAGAACTTTGAGAATGGAATTAAGGAACCAGTAATGGAAAGAGGAAGTACTCTTTCAGCAGGCCAGAGACAATTAATATCTTTTGCAAGGGCAATTGCTCATAATCCTTCAATATTTGTTCTGGATGAAGCTACAGCTAATATTGATACAGCAACTGAAATGTTGATTCAAAAAGCTATAGATAATATTACAAAGGAAAAAACTACAATAATAATAGCACATAGGCTTTCAACCATTAGGAATGCAGACGTAATAGTAGTTCTGAAAAATGGCCAAGTCTTAGAAACTGGTAATCATGATTCGCTTATGAAAGCTGGTGGGTATTATAAAGAGCTGATAATAAAGAAATAA
- a CDS encoding GNAT family N-acetyltransferase, with the protein MNSIIYQYIDYTNEKFKEVIDLRFNILFKPYSKISKYDYDEFDHISFHLVALREDKVIGYSRMTKVNDKGKITNVVVNPEYIKKGIGFEMMKRHIFKAEENNIGHLYLNARADTINFYKKIGFECKEDMFLSEKSGLMLQKMCYEVNLVR; encoded by the coding sequence ATGAATAGCATTATATATCAATATATAGATTATACAAATGAAAAATTTAAGGAAGTGATAGATTTAAGATTTAATATTTTATTTAAACCATATAGCAAAATTAGTAAATATGATTACGATGAATTTGATCATATAAGTTTTCATTTAGTGGCATTAAGGGAAGATAAAGTTATAGGATACTCAAGAATGACTAAAGTAAATGATAAAGGCAAAATCACTAACGTAGTTGTTAATCCGGAATACATAAAAAAAGGAATTGGATTTGAAATGATGAAAAGGCATATTTTTAAGGCTGAAGAAAATAATATTGGGCATTTATACTTAAATGCAAGGGCAGACACCATCAATTTTTATAAAAAAATCGGATTTGAGTGTAAAGAAGACATGTTTTTATCTGAGAAAAGCGGATTGATGCTGCAGAAAATGTGCTATGAAGTGAATTTAGTAAGATAG
- a CDS encoding MFS transporter codes for MNITNDIKKTFNNPFTALKHKNFRYYWIGMCVSLIGTWMQNIAQPWLAYTLTNSPFLLSLIGIVQFTPMLIFSLFAGVIIDKFSKKKILIFTQSASLVITLILAILVWTGKVQYWHILIMATALGIVNTVDMPSRQSVIIELVGKEDLMNAIALNSMVFNLARIIGPAVAGMVMGYAGIAACFFVNAISFSAVLISLFFIKLNPVTKKNKENKKVLNEIKDGLKYIYKKKTLLYTILILAVVGTFAPNFNVLVPVFAKEVLNQNEAGFGILMSFMGLGSFLGAMFIATLSKSGPKRFIINVVPLIVGAALIITGYTNVYLLTGISLAITGFFFISFTSNANSTLQLNSSNEYRGRVMSIYTLVFSGSTPFGNLYAGLFAEHFSARVGFAACGGIIILLMIFLLLWKERLKIS; via the coding sequence ATGAATATCACAAATGATATAAAAAAAACATTTAACAATCCTTTTACTGCATTGAAGCATAAAAATTTTAGATATTACTGGATAGGTATGTGTGTATCTTTAATAGGTACTTGGATGCAAAATATAGCACAGCCATGGCTGGCATATACATTAACTAATTCACCTTTTTTGCTTAGTTTAATAGGAATAGTTCAATTTACACCTATGTTAATATTTTCATTATTTGCAGGAGTTATTATTGATAAGTTCTCAAAGAAGAAGATCCTAATATTTACTCAATCTGCTTCGCTTGTTATCACTTTGATACTAGCGATTTTAGTGTGGACAGGAAAAGTGCAATATTGGCACATATTGATTATGGCTACAGCTCTTGGCATAGTTAATACTGTTGATATGCCATCGCGTCAATCTGTAATCATAGAACTTGTAGGAAAAGAAGATTTGATGAATGCAATTGCTTTAAATTCTATGGTTTTTAATCTAGCGAGAATTATAGGGCCGGCAGTTGCGGGAATGGTAATGGGGTATGCCGGAATTGCAGCTTGCTTTTTTGTAAATGCAATTAGTTTTAGTGCAGTATTAATTAGTTTGTTCTTCATTAAGTTAAATCCAGTAACCAAAAAAAATAAAGAAAATAAGAAAGTTTTAAATGAAATTAAAGATGGGCTTAAATACATTTATAAAAAGAAGACTTTACTCTATACTATTTTAATATTGGCTGTAGTAGGTACATTCGCTCCGAATTTTAATGTACTTGTACCTGTTTTTGCAAAGGAAGTATTGAATCAAAATGAAGCAGGATTTGGAATATTAATGTCTTTCATGGGGTTAGGATCGTTTCTTGGAGCTATGTTTATTGCAACTTTAAGCAAATCTGGGCCTAAAAGGTTTATAATTAATGTTGTACCCTTAATTGTAGGTGCTGCATTAATTATTACTGGATATACCAATGTCTATTTATTAACGGGTATATCTTTAGCGATTACTGGTTTCTTTTTTATATCATTTACTTCAAATGCAAATTCAACTCTACAGCTTAATTCAAGCAATGAATATAGGGGGAGAGTGATGAGCATATATACTTTGGTATTTTCCGGCTCTACTCCATTTGGAAATCTTTATGCAGGATTATTCGCGGAGCATTTTAGTGCCAGAGTTGGATTTGCTGCTTGTGGTGGTATAATAATACTTCTTATGATATTTTTGCTTTTGTGGAAAGAAAGATTGAAAATAAGTTAG
- the ilvD gene encoding dihydroxy-acid dehydratase, protein MISQEIRKIAPEMDPLRRGMGWTTEDLAKPQIIIESTFGDSHPGSAHLFDFVNKAVEGVNQLGGKAARYFATDICDGMAQGHDGINYSLASRDTLTSLIEIHANATPFDAGVFISSCDKAVPSHLMSIGRLNIPSIIVTGGVMEAGPDLLTLEQIGAYSAMCQRGEITEEKLTYYKEHACPSCGACSFMGTAATMQVMAEALGLMLPGSSLMPATCEDLKDVAVKAGRQAVELAKMNLRPKDMVTIKSFENAILVHAAISGSTNSLLHLPAIAHEFGLYIDEETFDRLHRNAHYLLNIRPAGKWPAQYFYYAGGVPAIMEEIKDQLHLDVMTVTGKTLGENLEELKTNGFYEKCNEYLEKVGVKKEDIIRPFNDAISTNGSVSILKGNIAPEGAVVKHSAVPKEMHEAILKAKPFDSEEEAIDAVLKKVIRPGDAVFIRYEGPKGSGMPEMFYTTEAISSDEELAASIALITDGRFSGASKGPAIGHVSPEAAVGGPIALVEEDDLIEISIPKRSLQIVGVKGKKCSEEEIQKILEERKKNWKPRKSKYESGILKIFSDHAVSPMKGGYMK, encoded by the coding sequence ATGATTAGTCAAGAAATAAGAAAAATTGCTCCAGAAATGGATCCACTCCGCAGAGGAATGGGGTGGACTACAGAAGATTTAGCAAAACCTCAAATTATAATAGAAAGTACATTTGGAGATAGTCATCCAGGAAGTGCTCATCTTTTTGATTTTGTAAATAAAGCTGTAGAAGGAGTTAATCAATTAGGAGGGAAGGCAGCAAGATATTTTGCAACGGATATTTGCGACGGAATGGCACAAGGACATGATGGAATAAATTATTCTTTAGCATCTAGAGATACACTTACATCATTAATTGAAATACATGCCAATGCAACACCATTTGATGCAGGAGTATTTATCTCAAGTTGTGATAAAGCAGTTCCATCACATCTTATGTCAATTGGAAGATTAAATATACCTTCTATTATTGTAACAGGAGGAGTAATGGAAGCTGGACCAGATTTATTGACTTTAGAGCAGATTGGTGCTTATAGTGCAATGTGTCAGCGTGGAGAAATAACAGAAGAAAAATTAACTTATTATAAAGAACATGCATGTCCATCATGCGGAGCATGCTCATTTATGGGAACAGCAGCTACAATGCAGGTTATGGCAGAAGCCTTAGGATTAATGCTTCCAGGAAGTTCATTAATGCCAGCTACTTGTGAAGATTTAAAAGATGTTGCTGTAAAAGCTGGTAGACAAGCTGTTGAATTAGCTAAAATGAACCTTCGTCCAAAAGATATGGTAACAATTAAATCTTTTGAAAACGCTATATTAGTTCATGCAGCTATATCTGGATCTACTAATTCATTATTACATTTACCAGCAATAGCACATGAATTTGGATTATATATAGATGAAGAAACTTTTGATAGATTACACAGAAACGCACATTATTTATTAAATATACGTCCAGCTGGAAAATGGCCAGCTCAATATTTCTATTATGCTGGTGGTGTACCTGCAATAATGGAAGAAATTAAAGATCAGCTTCATTTAGATGTAATGACTGTAACAGGTAAAACTTTAGGTGAAAATCTTGAAGAATTAAAAACAAACGGATTTTATGAAAAATGTAATGAATATCTTGAAAAAGTTGGAGTTAAAAAAGAAGATATTATTCGTCCTTTTAATGATGCTATTAGTACTAATGGTTCAGTTTCAATATTAAAAGGAAATATCGCTCCAGAAGGTGCAGTAGTAAAACATTCTGCAGTTCCAAAAGAAATGCATGAAGCTATATTAAAAGCAAAACCTTTTGATAGTGAAGAAGAAGCTATTGATGCTGTATTAAAGAAAGTAATTCGTCCAGGAGATGCGGTATTTATAAGATATGAAGGACCAAAGGGAAGCGGAATGCCTGAAATGTTCTATACAACAGAAGCAATTTCTTCTGATGAGGAATTAGCTGCAAGTATAGCATTGATAACTGATGGTAGATTCTCTGGTGCATCTAAAGGTCCTGCAATTGGACATGTATCACCAGAAGCAGCAGTAGGTGGACCAATCGCGCTAGTTGAAGAAGATGATTTGATTGAAATTAGTATTCCAAAGAGAAGTTTACAGATTGTTGGTGTAAAAGGTAAGAAATGTAGTGAAGAGGAAATTCAAAAAATACTTGAGGAACGTAAGAAAAATTGGAAACCAAGAAAATCAAAATATGAATCTGGTATTTTAAAGATTTTTTCAGATCATGCAGTATCTCCAATGAAGGGTGGATACATGAAATAA